From the Excalfactoria chinensis isolate bCotChi1 chromosome 1, bCotChi1.hap2, whole genome shotgun sequence genome, one window contains:
- the LOC140255262 gene encoding sulfotransferase 1C1-like gives MTQDKMKNLSLEDDMLRSELGEVQGIPVTKPICTIWDQVWNFKARPDDLLIATYAKAGTTWTQEIVDMIQQNGDVEKCRRASTYKRQPFLEWYIPGSSHLAYSGLKLAEAMPSPRTIKTHLPVQLVPPSFWQQNCKVIYVARNAKDNLVSYYHFHRMNKALPDPGTIEEFTEKFMSGEVLWGSWYDHVKGWWKAKDKHRILYLFYEDMKENPKREIQKILKFLEKDLDEEVLNKIIYNTSFEIMKDNPMTNYTRDLEGVMDHSVSPFMRKGSVGDWKNYFTVAMNKKFDQDYRKKMADTSLVFRMEL, from the exons ATGACCCaggataaaatgaaaaatttgaGTCTGGAAGATGATATGCTCCGATCTGAACTGGGTGAAGTGCAAGGTATTCCTGTCACGAAACCAATATGCACCATATGGGATCAAGTGTGGAACTTCAAAGCCAGACCTGATGATCTGCTCATTGCAACATATGCAAAAGCAG GTACTACGTGGACACAGGAGATAGTGGATATGATTCAACAAAATGGAGATGTTGAGAAGTGTAGACGTGCCAGTACTTACAAACGACAACCTTTCCTTGAGTGGTATATCCCAGGTTCTTCACATCTCGCATACTCAG GCCTGAAGCTAGCTGAAGCTATGCCTTCTCCACGAACAATAAAAACTcatctccctgtgcagctggTGCCTCCCTCCTTCTGGCAACAAAACTGCAAG GTCATCTATGTGGCAAGAAATGCAAAAGACAACCTGGTGTCATACTACCATTTCCACAGAATGAATAAAGCACTGCCTGACCCAGGAACCATCGAGGAGTTCACAGAGAAATTCATGAGCGGAGAAG TGCTCTGGGGTTCCTGGTATGACCACGTAAAAGGATGGTGGAAGGCAAAAGACAAGCACCGTATTCTCTACCTCTTCTATGAAGATATGAAGGAG aatccaaagagagaaattcagaagattctgaagtttCTGGAGAAGGATTTAGACGAGGAGGTTCTCAACAAGATCATATATAACACCTCATTTGAGATAATGAAAGACAATCCCATGACAAACTACACTAGGGATTTGGAGGGAGTAATGGATCACTCAGTTTCCCCATTCATGAGAAAAG gATCTGTTGGGGACTGGAAGAATTATTTCACTGTGGCAATGAATAAGAAATTTGATCAGGATTATAGGAAGAAAATGGCTGATACCTCCTTAGTTTTTCGCATGGAATTGTGA
- the LOC140250550 gene encoding sulfotransferase 1C1-like isoform X1, which produces MTGLKKSSLTKPEKTFSCWLPLYFLFCSHHTHRRDKNSTQAFILHLSEDPSSYTATDVIYGGRHSSMKTSLDKMTQDKMKNLSLEDDMLRLEIGEVQGIPVTKPICTIWDQVWNFKARPDDLLIATYAKAGTTWTQEIVDMIHQNGDVEKCRRASTYKRHPFLEWQSPSSSHLTYSGLKLAEAMPSPRTIKTHLPVQLVPPSFWEQNCKVIYVARNAKDNLVSYYHFHRMYKALPDPGIIEEFMEKFMSGEVLWGSWYDHVKGWWKAKDKHRILYLFYEDMKENPKREIQKILKFLEKDLDEEVLNKIIYNTSFEIMKDNPMTNFTGELEGVMDHSVSPFMRKGSVGDWKNYFTVAMNKKFDQDYRKKMADTSLVFRTEL; this is translated from the exons ATGACGGGGTTAAAAAAGAGTTCATTAACCAAGCCAGAAAAAACtttcagctgctggctgccactgTATTTCCTCTTTTGCTCTCATCACACTCATAGGAGGGATAAAAACTCCACCCAAGCTTTCATTCTACATCTGTCTGAAGATCCGAGCAGTTACACTGCCACTGATGTGATCTATGGTGGAAGACATTCAAGCATGAAAACTTCTCTT GACAAAATGACCCaggataaaatgaaaaatttgaGTCTGGAAGATGATATGCTCCGACTTGAAATTGGTGAAGTGCAAGGTATTCCTGTCACGAAACCAATATGCACCATATGGGATCAAGTGTGGAACTTCAAAGCCAGACCTGATGATCTGCTCATTGCAACATATGCAAAAGCAG GTACTACGTGGACACAGGAGATAGTGGATATGATTCACCAAAATGGAGATGTTGAGAAGTGTAGACGTGCCAGTACTTACAAACGCCATCCTTTCCTTGAGTGGCAAAGCCCAAGTTCTTCACATCTCACATACTCAG GCCTGAAGCTAGCTGAAGCTATGCCTTCTCCACGAACAATAAAAACTcatctccctgtgcagctggTGCCTCCCTCCTTCTGGGAACAAAACTGTAAG GTCATCTATGTGGCAAGAAATGCAAAAGACAACCTGGTGTCATACTACCATTTCCACAGAATGTATAAAGCATTGCCTGACCCAGGAATCATCGAGGAGTTCATGGAGAAATTCATGAGCGGAGAAG TGCTCTGGGGTTCCTGGTATGACCACGTAAAAGGATGGTGGAAGGCAAAAGACAAGCACCGTATTCTCTACCTCTTCTATGAAGATATGAAGGAG aatccaaagagagaaattcagaagattctgaagtttCTGGAGAAGGATTTAGACGAGGAGGTTCTCAACAAGATCATATATAACACCTCATTTGAGATAATGAAAGACAATCCCATGACAAACTTCACTGGGGAACTGGAGGGAGTAATGGATCACTCTGTTTCCCCATTCATGAGAAAAG GATCAGTTGGAGACTGGAAGAATTATTTCACTGTGGCAATGAATAAGAAATTTGATCAGGATTATAGGAAGAAAATGGCTGATACCTCCTTAGTTTTTCGCACAGAATTGTGA
- the LOC140250550 gene encoding sulfotransferase 1C1-like isoform X2 yields the protein MKTSLDKMTQDKMKNLSLEDDMLRLEIGEVQGIPVTKPICTIWDQVWNFKARPDDLLIATYAKAGTTWTQEIVDMIHQNGDVEKCRRASTYKRHPFLEWQSPSSSHLTYSGLKLAEAMPSPRTIKTHLPVQLVPPSFWEQNCKVIYVARNAKDNLVSYYHFHRMYKALPDPGIIEEFMEKFMSGEVLWGSWYDHVKGWWKAKDKHRILYLFYEDMKENPKREIQKILKFLEKDLDEEVLNKIIYNTSFEIMKDNPMTNFTGELEGVMDHSVSPFMRKGSVGDWKNYFTVAMNKKFDQDYRKKMADTSLVFRTEL from the exons ATGAAAACTTCTCTT GACAAAATGACCCaggataaaatgaaaaatttgaGTCTGGAAGATGATATGCTCCGACTTGAAATTGGTGAAGTGCAAGGTATTCCTGTCACGAAACCAATATGCACCATATGGGATCAAGTGTGGAACTTCAAAGCCAGACCTGATGATCTGCTCATTGCAACATATGCAAAAGCAG GTACTACGTGGACACAGGAGATAGTGGATATGATTCACCAAAATGGAGATGTTGAGAAGTGTAGACGTGCCAGTACTTACAAACGCCATCCTTTCCTTGAGTGGCAAAGCCCAAGTTCTTCACATCTCACATACTCAG GCCTGAAGCTAGCTGAAGCTATGCCTTCTCCACGAACAATAAAAACTcatctccctgtgcagctggTGCCTCCCTCCTTCTGGGAACAAAACTGTAAG GTCATCTATGTGGCAAGAAATGCAAAAGACAACCTGGTGTCATACTACCATTTCCACAGAATGTATAAAGCATTGCCTGACCCAGGAATCATCGAGGAGTTCATGGAGAAATTCATGAGCGGAGAAG TGCTCTGGGGTTCCTGGTATGACCACGTAAAAGGATGGTGGAAGGCAAAAGACAAGCACCGTATTCTCTACCTCTTCTATGAAGATATGAAGGAG aatccaaagagagaaattcagaagattctgaagtttCTGGAGAAGGATTTAGACGAGGAGGTTCTCAACAAGATCATATATAACACCTCATTTGAGATAATGAAAGACAATCCCATGACAAACTTCACTGGGGAACTGGAGGGAGTAATGGATCACTCTGTTTCCCCATTCATGAGAAAAG GATCAGTTGGAGACTGGAAGAATTATTTCACTGTGGCAATGAATAAGAAATTTGATCAGGATTATAGGAAGAAAATGGCTGATACCTCCTTAGTTTTTCGCACAGAATTGTGA